The Ammospiza caudacuta isolate bAmmCau1 chromosome 17, bAmmCau1.pri, whole genome shotgun sequence genome has a segment encoding these proteins:
- the LOC131565406 gene encoding hydrocephalus-inducing protein homolog, with product MVLSLMNKDKFLHVVKVSMESSPYFQLVSSSDAYRAVPPGASAPVRIRFTPSKNKDYCHELVCLTARERIVVPIRAIGARAVLDFPAQLDFSKCPVKVSTQQTLLVRNVGARAARYQLSTQSPFSVVPATGALGAGDTVQVTVAFHPLASGAHCGSLALCCSSGEERIHTKLQGEAVDVNVGLSTNSVELDKTFTTMSSHRTLFIENRSNITAHFQWKAFATEEEENEEKRRQCLLRPPKEVSQENFPEEKETEKVKGFCGDHSTLLSSMDQEKMVKVQEDPMLFSDDIFFLEPMEGEIGPNCSAEIKVTFKPLEALEYGSVAYCSISVESSLQNFMRHCIMADTLKSLAVDGKDTLSFVTKRWCCLYVLMLMPHSQATNLGLCFKFAPEEGIIAAGGSQAVQISFSATVLGSFEEEFRFSVAGSPVPAILTIKGSVTAPSLHFDLAELDFGDISFGFPYTQRCRLTNSSAVPLTFQLRMSDDGTQPAVDSVDQIRRDTDPAWSKGIHFHVEPREFTINPSGGTILPQGHRDIEVTLCSNTVMEFYRRLLVDLEGIGKGVASLIITASLVYLLIVLVLLIGSTLWEPRTISKESVSWIFCWQLVVWWSFLSPCRFLFPFISETKVFTLWPLSDHLMDGDHGILSGSILSSMHC from the exons ATGGTGCTGTCTCTCATGAATAAGGACAAG tttcttcacGTGGTGAAGGTCTCCATGGAGAGCTCACCTTACTTCCAGCTGGTGAGCTCCAGCGATGCGTACCGTGCCGTGCCGCCGGGCGCCTCTGCCCCTGTGCGCATCCGCTTCACCCCCAGCAAGAacaag gattattGCCACGAGCTGGTGTGCctcactgcaagggaaaggatCGTTGTGCCAATTCGGGCCATTGGTGCCCGAGCTGTGCTGgacttccctgcccagctggacttCTCCAAGTGTCCAGTCAaggtcagcacccagcagactCTGCTGGTGCGCAATGTCGGTGCCCGGGCAGCTCGGTACCAGCTGAGCACGCAGAG TCCTTTCTCCGTGGTGCCGgccacaggagctctgggcgCTGGTGACACCGTGCAGGTGACAGTGGCATTTCACCCGCTGGCCAGCGGTGCCCATTGCGGCTCCCTGGCCCTGTGTTGCAGCTCAG GTGAAGAAAGAATCCAcacaaagctccagggagaagcTGTAGATGTCAACGTTGGGCTGAGCACAAATTCCGTGGAGCTTGACAAGACTTTCACCACCATGTCAAGCCACAGAACCCTGTTCATTGAAAATAGGAGTAACATCACAGCCCACTTCCAGTGGAAGGCTTTTGCtactgaggaagaagagaatgaaGAGAAGAGGAG gcagtgttTGCTGCGGCCTCCCAAagaggtgtcccaggaaaacttcccagaggagaaagaaacagagaaggtGAAGGGCTTTTGTGGGGATCACAGTACCCTCCTGAGCAGCATGGACCAGGAGAAAATGGTAAAGGTGCAAGAAGACCCCATGCTGTTctctgatgacatttttttccttgagccaATG gagggagaaatCGGGCCGAATTGTTCAGCTGAAATCAAGGTGACCTTCAAACCCCTGGAAGCACTGGAGTATGGAAGTGTGGcttactgcagcatctcag TAGAGTCAAGCTTGCAAAACTTCATGAGGCACTGCATCATGGCAGACACTTTGAAAAGCTTGGCTGTGGATGGGAAAGACACGCTGAGTTTTGTCACCAAAAGATGGTGCTGTCTGTACGTTTTGATGCTGATGCCTCATTCTCAAG CCACCAACCTGGGTTTGTGTTTCAAGTTTGCCCCCGAGGAGGGCATCATtgcagcaggtgggagccaggctgtgcagatctccttcagtgccaccgTGCTGGGGAGCTTTGAGGAGGAGTTCCGGTTCAGTGTGGCTGGATCTCCTGTGCCTGCCATCCTGACCATCAA gggcagcgtCACTGCACCGAGTTTACACTTCGACCTCGCTGAGCTCGACTTCGGGGACATCTCCTTTG gctttccctACACGCAGCGCTGCCGCCTCACCAACAGCTCCGCGGTGCCCCTGACGTTCCAGCTCCGCATGTCGGACGATGGCACGCAGCCGGCTGTGGACAGCGTGGATCAGATCCGCAGGGACACCGACCCAGCCTGGAGCAAGGGAATCCATTTCCATGTGGAGCCCAGGGAGTTCACCATCAATCCCAGCGGAGGCACCAtcctcccccagggacaccgggacatcGAG GTGACCCTGTGCTCCAACACGGTGATGGAGTTCTACCGGAGATTGCTGGTGGACCTGGAGGGTATTGGCAAGGGAGTGGCATCCCTGATCATCACAGCCAG cctggtCTACTTGCTCATTGTTTTGGTGCTCCTCATTGGCTCTACTCTTTGGGAAC CACGAACCATCAGTAAAGAGAGCGTATCGTGGATCTTCTGCTGGCAGTTGGTTGTATGGTGGAGCTTCCTCAGCCCGTGTCGCTTCTTGTTCCCCTTCATCAGCGAGACCAAAGTTTTCACCCTCTGGCCA ctctcggatcatCTTATGGATGGGGATCACGGCATCTTGAGTGGTTCTATACTGTCGTCGAtgcactgttga